Proteins encoded within one genomic window of Glycine soja cultivar W05 chromosome 1, ASM419377v2, whole genome shotgun sequence:
- the LOC114413006 gene encoding uncharacterized protein LOC114413006, whose translation MVDLQTVCCMCGDVGFPDKLFRCNKCRNRFQHSYCSNYYGELPDIELCDWCHSEEKNLRHIGSNSKKPVSAGNEAGATHRSEYSGEKMIKQHDHHREESGSEKGKSPTPSPRPGTRRYKLLKDVMC comes from the exons ATGGTGGATCTTCAAACCGTTTGCTGCATGTGCGGCGACGTTGGTTTCCCAGACAAGCTTTTTCGCTGCAACAAATGCCGCAATCGCTTCCAGCACTC gTATTGTAGCAACTACTACGGAGAATTACCGGATATAGAACTGTGCGATTGGTGCCATAGCGAGGAGAAGAACTTGAGACATATTGGCTCCAATTCGAAGAAACCGGTGTCGGCCGGAAACGAGGCCGGAGCCACCCACCGTTCGGAGTATTCCGGCGAGAAAATGATCAAGCAGCATGATCATCATCGTGAAGAGAGTGGTTCTGAGAAGGGTAAGAGTCCCACACCATCGCCACGACCCGGCACACGCAGGTACAAGCTTCTCAAGGATGTAATGTGTTAA